From a region of the Leptolyngbya sp. FACHB-261 genome:
- the rplC gene encoding 50S ribosomal protein L3, which produces MAIGILGTKLGMTQIFDEQKRAIPVTVIQAGPCTVTQLKTVQTDGYTAVQLGFESVKEKALTRPELGHLQKSGAAPLRHLQEYRVDSTDTYELGQTLGPDLFSAGQLVDVAGTSIGKGFAGYQRRHNFKRGPMAHGSKNHRQPGSTGAGTTPGRVYPGKRMAGRMGAERVTIRKLTVIRVDAERNLILIQGAVPGKPGALVSIVPATIVGRVK; this is translated from the coding sequence GTGGCAATCGGTATTCTTGGCACCAAACTGGGCATGACCCAGATCTTCGACGAGCAAAAGCGGGCGATCCCCGTTACGGTCATCCAAGCAGGTCCCTGCACGGTGACTCAGCTCAAGACTGTTCAAACTGATGGCTATACAGCAGTGCAGCTAGGCTTTGAATCAGTTAAAGAAAAAGCGCTGACCCGGCCTGAACTAGGTCATCTCCAGAAATCTGGCGCTGCTCCTCTCCGGCATCTTCAGGAATATCGGGTAGATAGTACGGATACCTACGAACTAGGACAAACCCTAGGCCCAGACCTCTTTAGCGCGGGTCAACTGGTTGATGTTGCTGGCACCAGCATCGGGAAGGGTTTTGCTGGTTACCAGCGGCGTCACAACTTTAAGCGAGGACCGATGGCGCACGGTTCTAAGAACCATCGTCAGCCGGGTTCAACGGGTGCTGGTACAACGCCAGGTCGCGTTTATCCAGGTAAGCGCATGGCAGGGCGTATGGGCGCTGAGCGGGTTACGATTCGCAAGTTGACAGTGATCCGAGTGGATGCCGAGCGCAACTTGATTCTGATTCAGGGCGCTGTACCCGGTAAGCCAGGAGCCCTAGTCAGTATTGTTCCGGCCACAATCGTTGGTCGCGTCAAATAG
- the rplD gene encoding 50S ribosomal protein L4 produces MVSCTIKDWTGTDTGEASLDLRVANEQNAPHIVHRALRRQLVNSRQGTASAKTRSEVSGGGRKPWRQKGTGRARAGSSRSPLWRGGGVIFGPKPRDFEVKMNRKERRLALRTALQSRVQDLIVVEDFNDQLPRPKTRDLVSALTRWGIGLEDKVLLITAEKQENTYLSARNIGNLKLILATNLNVYDLLAADRIVITAPALEKIQEVYSDS; encoded by the coding sequence ATGGTTAGCTGCACGATAAAAGATTGGACAGGCACAGATACGGGTGAGGCCAGCCTTGACCTGAGAGTTGCTAACGAGCAAAACGCTCCTCATATTGTTCACCGCGCTTTGCGGCGTCAGCTGGTCAATTCCCGTCAAGGAACGGCCAGTGCTAAGACCCGCTCTGAAGTGAGTGGTGGTGGTCGTAAGCCTTGGCGGCAGAAGGGAACTGGTCGGGCTCGCGCTGGCTCCAGCCGTTCCCCGCTATGGCGGGGTGGCGGGGTGATTTTTGGACCAAAGCCACGGGACTTCGAAGTCAAGATGAATCGCAAAGAGCGTCGTCTTGCCTTACGGACGGCCTTGCAAAGTCGGGTCCAAGATTTGATTGTGGTCGAAGATTTTAACGATCAGCTTCCCCGCCCTAAAACCAGAGACCTGGTTAGTGCCTTAACTCGATGGGGCATTGGTTTAGAGGACAAGGTCCTCCTAATCACTGCCGAGAAGCAGGAAAATACCTATTTATCGGCTCGCAACATCGGCAATCTAAAGCTGATCCTGGCAACGAACCTCAACGTTTATGACCTGCTGGCCGCTGACCGCATCGTCATAACCGCCCCGGCCCTTGAGAAGATTCAGGAGGTTTACAGTGACAGCTGA
- a CDS encoding 50S ribosomal protein L23 yields the protein MTAEFDPRRLADLVRRPLVTEKATIVLGDNKYTFEVAPNATKPEIKAAIEDLFDVKVVKVNTQNPPAKKRRVGKFAGERPHYKRAVVTLAEGDKITLFPEV from the coding sequence GTGACAGCTGAATTTGATCCCCGGCGTTTAGCTGATCTAGTACGCCGTCCCCTTGTAACTGAGAAGGCAACCATTGTTTTAGGTGACAACAAGTACACCTTTGAGGTTGCCCCCAATGCGACTAAGCCTGAAATTAAGGCAGCGATCGAAGACCTATTTGACGTCAAGGTAGTAAAGGTCAACACTCAGAACCCACCCGCGAAAAAGCGACGGGTTGGCAAATTTGCCGGGGAGCGCCCTCATTACAAGCGGGCTGTTGTCACTCTGGCAGAAGGAGACAAGATTACGCTCTTCCCGGAAGTGTAA